The genomic stretch TCTTTATTAATTTTCAGGAAAGAGGTCCTAAAAAGGAGCTTAAAGTCGCAGGACATGGGACGAAGCTCCAGGAAAGAGTGCCTATGAACCTCCCACCAGAGATGGAGGCTATTGTGAGTGAGTCAGGTCTGGCTTCTCTTCAGAGAACTAGCCTGACCAAGATAGATGTTAACCTCGTCTCAGCATTTGTGGAGAGGTGGCATGTTGAGACAtcgtcatttcacatgccatttggTGAGATGACGATTACTTTGGATGATGTTGCCTGCCTGCTGCATTTGCCTATTGGGGGTATGTTCTGGTATCCTAATGAGCACGTCACAGAGGAGGTGGCGGTTGATCTTGGCTGCGAGTTATTGGGAGTGGGTAGACGTGCCATGGCTGAGCATGTGCGTTCATGCAGGGGAGCTTATTACTCACTGCAGTGGTTGTACGACAGATTTGTGGAGTACCGTGCTGCTGGTAGTTGGACCTTCGCGACCAGGGcatatttgatgatgttggtaggtTCTACCATTTTTGCAGATAAGACATTTACTTTGGTTGAGGCCCGGTATTTGCCACTATTTAGAGACCTACGTGGGCTCAGTCACTACAGTTGGGCATCTGCTGCCCTGGTCACTCTTTATCGCCACCTTGGTGATGCAT from Vicia villosa cultivar HV-30 ecotype Madison, WI unplaced genomic scaffold, Vvil1.0 ctg.000025F_1_1, whole genome shotgun sequence encodes the following:
- the LOC131622174 gene encoding protein MAIN-LIKE 1-like, whose product is MRTLGPDGRPHTRRRRDEAGPSNPPQEPAQPPPQPVGYPGGPSDLSLLVRYQDHVARRLWYGHERGPKKELKVAGHGTKLQERVPMNLPPEMEAIVSESGLASLQRTSLTKIDVNLVSAFVERWHVETSSFHMPFGEMTITLDDVACLLHLPIGGMFWYPNEHVTEEVAVDLGCELLGVGRRAMAEHVRSCRGAYYSLQWLYDRFVEYRAAGSWTFATRAYLMMLVGSTIFADKTFTLVEARSVDILL